The following is a genomic window from Neodiprion virginianus isolate iyNeoVirg1 chromosome 1, iyNeoVirg1.1, whole genome shotgun sequence.
AACAAGTAGTTGATGATATTTCATGCgtcgttgattattttttaccacaacaTTGAGGTACAACTTATATTTTTAGGGAGCCAGTGGCACAAAAGATCTCTGAATCAATTAGGGATTTTATGGCTAAGGTCACAAATATTTGGGATGAGATGGGCTCTCCTCTTGAAACTAAGGAAATTTACTTGAAGCAGGTCTTCGAACATGTTGAGGTAATACTTTACATTTAACGTGTCTACCATCCACCGCCCTGAAATATTGTCACTTTATTGATAACTTACATTTAAAATGATGTTTGATATTACCTGTGTTTTCGGTTATTTATGTAtgcaggtaaaaaaaagtactcGAATGCGAGCCAAAGTATAGTTTTAAGTATTAGTGCTAATTTTTAACGGGTGGATCATACAACAGGATCTGAAAAGTGCCATGCTTGGTGAAATGGAAGAAAGAAGATCATCGTTGGCGCAGGAAGTGGACCGGCTGATGAGTGAGGCAGTTAGCCTTAAAAAGGTTCAATTATTCAGTATTATACAtttgttttcgttttgttGCAGTTTTATCAATCGTTTTATTAACAATAGTTATATATCAACTACAGTCATTTAATTATACCCAATTTGAATTACCATTTACCTTCAAACTTTACTGATTCTCCTCAATCCTGTAAAAAAATGCATAGTCATATTGACTAGTTTTTGCCATTTTAACGTCTACCATATTGTAGGATCTACAAATTGAAGTCAGAGTTGATGGATACGAAAACTTATCACTATATGACATAAGAACAAAGATTCAACATCATCTACAAAGGTTACGGTCAGTTAAACAACAGAGGTTGAACTCTACCAAGGAGCTTCTAAAAAAGGTTttttgtagtcaaaattcacaataaaaaattgaaaatccgtCATTTACCTGCTGATGATTGGGTCTTAAAGTGTGGGATAAATGTCCatttaatgtaaataatttatgataTTGTTAATAACTCATTTTCAGGAACTAGATGTTTGCAAGGTTCTTGGGTCTGAACCTATTGGAATGGTGACAGAAATACCAAGTGAAACTGAATTGAAgagtttcaaattatatttgGACAGAATTGAAGCTGAAAAGGTGAATACTGGATATGATATTTTAGTCGCAGTTATTTCAgtaatatttgtttttgaattgttCTATAATCGTTTGATTTGaacaactaatttttttggttttctttACTTCTTGTCTTTTAATTGTAGACGCGCTTGGAAGGAACATTCAAAGATGCCCAAAACGGTATAATCGATATAATGGATGAATTGCGTCTTACACCTGAGAGTGGCTTTGAAAGCCAAGTTTACAATGGGGAAAATTTTGTGTACTCCACCGTCAATATGACGAAATTAAGAGAATTTCATgataatttgaagaaaatgctCATAAATGCGAAGCAAGAAGCAGAGGAAAAACGAGAGCAACTACAAGATTTGTGGAAATATCTGGAGGAGCCGtctgaaaaatgtcaagaaTTTCTGGATAGAAATAAAGGATATACTGTCATTACCCTAAAAGCTGTGAGtttttctttcagattttaatCAGTATCACTTAACTGTTACGTGTTGTCAAGTATCGTGTCTAGCCAATTTTTGGTGAACTTTCAGTTTGACGACGAAATCAAAAGATGCAAACAGAAGCGAAGTGAGAATATTGCAGAGTATGTAGTAAAACTGCGCTGCCAAATCGAAGCATTGTGGGATCAATGTCAAATTGGCGACGAGGAACGTCGAGCTTTCAAACCCTTTACATATCAAACTTTTACGGAGGACCTACTTATCCTTCATGAAATTGAGGCTGAGACGTTACGCAAATACTACGAAGATAACAGGTAttgtttttctcaatttttgtaCTATTCGCCATATACGAAAACGATCTGCCCTTAATAAGTAATGGTTTTCTTTGTAGAGTAATATTTGAACTTCTTGAGGAACGAGATAACATGTGGCAGCAAATTGCTAATTTGGAACAGCGTGCAAATGATCCGAATCGTTATCAGAATCGAGGTGGTCAGCTGCTTGCAGAAGAAAAAGAGCGTAAAGTCATTCAAAAGGTATTTATACAAGAagtaaatttgataaattaaatatcCTTTCCAAAGACAATGCTTTGTACTGATAATTTTGCATTAATTTGAACAAAGCCGAGAATTTGTCATTCTTTGTTCATACTGTTTTCATACTTGTGACAAACTTTGCAATAATATCATCTACCTGTGATGATAATCTTACAGAATCATATTTTAATGAATTAAAGCAGTGTTCAGTCGGATttacaattcaatttttatgcgTTCAGAAACTACCCAAGATTGAGAAAGAATTGGAAGGTTTGCTTGAAGATTACCAGTCGAAGAACGGGAAACCGTTTACCACACATGGAGTACCATTGGCCGAAGCATTGAAAAGATCTTGGGCAGAATACAT
Proteins encoded in this region:
- the LOC124306980 gene encoding protein regulator of cytokinesis 1-like isoform X2, which codes for MAKVTNIWDEMGSPLETKEIYLKQVFEHVEDLKSAMLGEMEERRSSLAQEVDRLMSEAVSLKKDLQIEVRVDGYENLSLYDIRTKIQHHLQRLRSVKQQRLNSTKELLKKELDVCKVLGSEPIGMVTEIPSETELKSFKLYLDRIEAEKTRLEGTFKDAQNGIIDIMDELRLTPESGFESQVYNGENFVYSTVNMTKLREFHDNLKKMLINAKQEAEEKREQLQDLWKYLEEPSEKCQEFLDRNKGYTVITLKAFDDEIKRCKQKRSENIAEYVVKLRCQIEALWDQCQIGDEERRAFKPFTYQTFTEDLLILHEIEAETLRKYYEDNRVIFELLEERDNMWQQIANLEQRANDPNRYQNRGGQLLAEEKERKVIQKKLPKIEKELEGLLEDYQSKNGKPFTTHGVPLAEALKRSWAEYIAAKQTMSIARKQARDHPTTIKKTPLSVSKRTPSAMSIRRPSPANSTQRKQQGDLTPFNPSRKRGYRSSDSNKKTVSASKIKRGRVSRRIFPRGDKSVLKDNENRAVSQTPSTSGTSMSGYDEFQDHLMDKEELRSSILPRTVLKSSNLQASTSTRIKTPMKPTRKNVKTIGTLRRASPNKLPSTPRSASRSPKTTSTSRLAPAPGTLPFIF
- the LOC124306980 gene encoding protein regulator of cytokinesis 1-like isoform X3, producing the protein MLGEMEERRSSLAQEVDRLMSEAVSLKKDLQIEVRVDGYENLSLYDIRTKIQHHLQRLRSVKQQRLNSTKELLKKELDVCKVLGSEPIGMVTEIPSETELKSFKLYLDRIEAEKTRLEGTFKDAQNGIIDIMDELRLTPESGFESQVYNGENFVYSTVNMTKLREFHDNLKKMLINAKQEAEEKREQLQDLWKYLEEPSEKCQEFLDRNKGYTVITLKAFDDEIKRCKQKRSENIAEYVVKLRCQIEALWDQCQIGDEERRAFKPFTYQTFTEDLLILHEIEAETLRKYYEDNRVIFELLEERDNMWQQIANLEQRANDPNRYQNRGGQLLAEEKERKVIQKKLPKIEKELEGLLEDYQSKNGKPFTTHGVPLAEALKRSWAEYIAAKQTMSIARKQARDHPTTIKKTPLSVSKRTPSAMSIRRPSPANSTQRKQQGDLTPFNPSRKRGYRSSDSNKKTVSASKIKRGRVSRRIFPRGDKSVLKDNENRAVSQTPSTSGTSMSGYDEFQDHLMDKEELRSSILPRTVLKSSNLQASTSTRIKTPMKPTRKNVKTIGTLRRASPNKLPSTPRSASRSPKTTSTSRLAPAPGTLPFIF
- the LOC124306980 gene encoding protein regulator of cytokinesis 1-like isoform X1; this translates as MEDSPLWEPVAQKISESIRDFMAKVTNIWDEMGSPLETKEIYLKQVFEHVEDLKSAMLGEMEERRSSLAQEVDRLMSEAVSLKKDLQIEVRVDGYENLSLYDIRTKIQHHLQRLRSVKQQRLNSTKELLKKELDVCKVLGSEPIGMVTEIPSETELKSFKLYLDRIEAEKTRLEGTFKDAQNGIIDIMDELRLTPESGFESQVYNGENFVYSTVNMTKLREFHDNLKKMLINAKQEAEEKREQLQDLWKYLEEPSEKCQEFLDRNKGYTVITLKAFDDEIKRCKQKRSENIAEYVVKLRCQIEALWDQCQIGDEERRAFKPFTYQTFTEDLLILHEIEAETLRKYYEDNRVIFELLEERDNMWQQIANLEQRANDPNRYQNRGGQLLAEEKERKVIQKKLPKIEKELEGLLEDYQSKNGKPFTTHGVPLAEALKRSWAEYIAAKQTMSIARKQARDHPTTIKKTPLSVSKRTPSAMSIRRPSPANSTQRKQQGDLTPFNPSRKRGYRSSDSNKKTVSASKIKRGRVSRRIFPRGDKSVLKDNENRAVSQTPSTSGTSMSGYDEFQDHLMDKEELRSSILPRTVLKSSNLQASTSTRIKTPMKPTRKNVKTIGTLRRASPNKLPSTPRSASRSPKTTSTSRLAPAPGTLPFIF